From a region of the Tenggerimyces flavus genome:
- a CDS encoding AfsR/SARP family transcriptional regulator yields MEIRVLGPVQAWADGDEIDLGPRKRRHLLALLALELGRLVPLDRLVDLLWGTDPPAGARRVIFAHVSRLRHTLAAAGAERYGVEIATVDPGYALHADPDRVDVHRFHRLVRLAAAADAPKRRADTLRTALELWRGEPLAGIEHRDLAVGGLEDARLAAVEDRVDADLGSGRHQDLVEELASLHDAHPYRERLLRQLMLAHYRSGAPQAAVDSYERQRARLADQLGLDLGADVVRLREQIDHRSPDLDYAPDESTTSTDRPKVVPAQLPATVGGFVGRGDQLSLLDKAVHESAVVLVTGSAGVGKTALTVRWTHQVRPRFPDGQLFVDLRGYSGVPPMTPLAALAYLLPALGVDADEVPFELDEASALFRELLAERRTALVLDNAVSAEQVRPLLPDRPGTLVVVTSRDRLEGLEAERVRLDVLDEADSLELLARVIGRERVTTERAAAVRLAELCAQLPLALRIAAANLTDDPTRDLAGYVRELEAGNRLAALEVEGDEETAVRGAIDLSYGRLEAEARRMFRLFGVVPGPDLATDAAAALAGSTTEHVGALLAQLANAHLVDEHVPGRFSGHDLLRLYARERSAGEEPAAFQRLTDWYLGRVNAAADLLYPQLLRLPENTGGGAAFPDPIHALGWLDQERRNLVALVPEASDRAYLLSDALRGFFLHRRHAVDWIATAEAGRAAAAEAGNVRAQAAAELSIAQAHRAVNRYDEALEHDHRAELLAAEAGWREGESAAVGNLGNTYKLLGRLTEAADHFTRALALDQAIGRTDGLANNLGNLGSLYRDLGRLDLALDHQTRALALQRERGTRAGQANTLSNLGHIHLDSGHLDEALAHLSASLLLRREIGDQPGEAGSLDGLASVHCAAGRYGEARTHADAALELARDVGRRDFEAAALNTQGTIEAAQGAFAQAVELHSLALALARTVGYRQIEADAGVALARALLGAGDAAAARTVAAEALAFARANGFGAAERRAGSILADLDGDNGGIPPG; encoded by the coding sequence ATGGAGATCCGGGTCCTCGGGCCGGTCCAAGCCTGGGCGGACGGCGACGAGATCGACCTCGGGCCGCGCAAGCGCCGGCACCTGCTCGCGCTGCTGGCGCTCGAGCTCGGCCGTCTCGTTCCGCTGGACCGCCTCGTCGACCTGCTCTGGGGTACGGATCCGCCCGCCGGCGCGCGGCGGGTGATCTTCGCCCACGTCTCGCGGCTCCGGCACACCCTCGCCGCGGCCGGTGCCGAGCGGTACGGCGTCGAGATCGCCACCGTCGACCCCGGGTACGCCCTGCACGCCGACCCGGACCGCGTCGACGTGCACCGCTTCCACCGGCTCGTCCGGCTGGCGGCCGCGGCCGACGCGCCGAAGCGGCGGGCCGACACGCTGCGTACCGCGCTCGAGCTGTGGCGCGGCGAGCCGCTGGCGGGCATCGAGCATCGGGACCTCGCCGTCGGCGGCCTCGAGGACGCCCGGCTCGCGGCGGTCGAGGACCGCGTCGACGCCGACCTCGGCAGTGGCCGCCACCAGGACCTCGTCGAGGAGCTCGCGAGCCTCCACGACGCGCATCCGTACCGCGAACGGTTGCTCCGCCAGCTGATGCTCGCGCACTACCGTTCGGGCGCGCCGCAAGCCGCGGTTGACAGCTACGAACGGCAGCGCGCCAGGCTCGCCGACCAGCTCGGGCTCGACCTCGGTGCGGACGTCGTACGACTCCGCGAACAGATCGACCACCGTTCGCCCGACCTCGACTACGCGCCGGACGAGTCGACGACGAGCACGGACAGGCCGAAGGTCGTACCGGCCCAACTCCCAGCCACCGTTGGCGGTTTCGTCGGCCGCGGCGACCAGCTCAGCCTGCTCGACAAGGCCGTCCACGAGTCCGCAGTCGTGCTCGTGACCGGCAGCGCCGGCGTGGGCAAGACCGCCTTGACGGTGCGCTGGACCCATCAGGTGCGGCCACGCTTCCCCGACGGCCAGCTGTTCGTCGACCTCCGCGGCTACTCCGGCGTGCCGCCGATGACGCCGCTCGCCGCGCTCGCGTATCTGCTGCCGGCACTCGGCGTCGACGCCGACGAGGTGCCGTTCGAGCTCGACGAGGCGAGCGCGCTGTTCCGGGAGCTCCTCGCGGAGCGCCGGACCGCGCTCGTGCTGGACAACGCCGTGTCCGCCGAGCAGGTACGGCCATTGCTGCCCGACCGGCCGGGGACGCTCGTCGTGGTCACCAGTCGCGACCGGCTCGAGGGGCTCGAGGCTGAGCGGGTGCGGCTCGACGTTCTCGACGAGGCGGACAGCCTCGAGCTGCTCGCACGCGTGATCGGTCGCGAACGGGTCACCACTGAGCGAGCGGCCGCCGTACGTCTCGCCGAGCTCTGCGCCCAGCTCCCGCTGGCGTTGCGGATCGCCGCGGCCAACCTCACCGACGACCCGACGCGCGATCTCGCCGGGTACGTCCGCGAGCTCGAGGCCGGCAACCGGCTCGCCGCGCTCGAGGTCGAGGGCGACGAGGAGACCGCCGTCCGCGGCGCGATCGACCTCTCGTACGGACGGCTCGAAGCCGAAGCCCGGCGGATGTTCCGGCTGTTCGGAGTCGTGCCCGGCCCCGACCTCGCGACCGACGCGGCCGCCGCGCTCGCGGGCAGTACGACCGAGCACGTCGGCGCGCTGCTCGCCCAGCTCGCGAACGCGCACCTGGTCGACGAGCACGTGCCCGGCCGGTTCAGCGGCCACGACCTGCTCCGGCTGTACGCGCGCGAACGCTCGGCGGGGGAGGAGCCGGCCGCGTTCCAACGCCTCACCGACTGGTACCTCGGCCGCGTCAACGCCGCCGCAGACCTGCTCTACCCGCAGCTGCTGCGGCTGCCCGAGAACACCGGGGGAGGCGCCGCGTTCCCCGACCCGATCCACGCGCTCGGCTGGCTCGACCAGGAACGCCGCAACCTCGTCGCGCTCGTGCCCGAGGCGAGCGACCGCGCGTACCTGCTGTCCGACGCGCTGCGCGGCTTCTTCCTGCACCGCCGGCACGCCGTGGACTGGATCGCCACCGCCGAGGCGGGACGGGCCGCGGCCGCCGAGGCCGGGAACGTCCGCGCGCAGGCCGCCGCCGAGCTCAGCATCGCGCAGGCCCATCGGGCGGTGAACCGGTACGACGAGGCGTTGGAGCACGACCATCGCGCCGAGCTGCTCGCGGCGGAAGCCGGCTGGCGGGAGGGCGAGTCGGCCGCGGTGGGCAACCTCGGCAACACCTACAAGCTGCTCGGCAGGCTGACCGAGGCCGCCGACCACTTCACCCGGGCGCTCGCGCTGGACCAGGCGATCGGCCGTACCGACGGGCTCGCCAACAACCTCGGCAACCTGGGCAGCCTGTACCGCGACCTCGGCCGGCTCGACCTCGCGCTCGACCACCAGACGCGGGCGCTCGCCCTGCAGCGCGAACGCGGGACCAGGGCGGGGCAGGCGAACACGTTGTCCAACCTTGGGCACATCCATCTCGACAGCGGCCACCTCGACGAGGCCCTGGCGCACCTCAGCGCGTCCCTGCTGCTCCGGCGCGAGATCGGCGACCAGCCCGGCGAGGCGGGCTCGCTCGACGGCCTCGCGTCCGTGCACTGCGCGGCGGGGAGGTACGGCGAGGCCCGTACGCACGCCGACGCGGCGCTCGAGCTCGCCCGCGACGTCGGCCGGCGCGACTTCGAGGCCGCGGCGCTGAACACGCAGGGCACGATCGAGGCCGCGCAGGGCGCGTTCGCCCAGGCAGTCGAGCTGCACTCGCTGGCCTTGGCGCTCGCCCGGACCGTCGGCTACCGGCAGATCGAGGCGGACGCGGGCGTGGCTCTGGCGCGCGCGTTGCTCGGCGCCGGGGACGCGGCGGCCGCCCGTACGGTCGCCGCCGAGGCGCTCGCGTTCGCCCGCGCGAACGGATTCGGCGCGGCCGAACGCAGGGCCGGCTCCATCCTGGCCGACCTCGACGGGGACAATGGAGGCATCCCACCCGGCTAG
- a CDS encoding bifunctional methylenetetrahydrofolate dehydrogenase/methenyltetrahydrofolate cyclohydrolase yields MTAVVLDGKAFASEIKANLKERVAKLREAGVAVGLGTILVGDDPGSHAYVRGKHRDCAQVGIESFQVELPASASQAEVLAEVERLNADPACTGFIVQTPLPRGMDESLVLSSVLPSKDADGLHPVNLGWLVHHRPAPLPCTQRGVVELLRRFDVPIEGAEVCVLGRGLNSARVLGLIFTRRSENATVTLCHTKTKDLASHTRAADIVITAAGSPGLLTADMIRPGAAVVDVGITRTDAGLVGDVDPSVREVAGWFAPVPGGVGPMTRAMLLTNVVETAEGVYA; encoded by the coding sequence GTGACGGCAGTCGTACTGGACGGCAAGGCGTTCGCTTCGGAGATCAAGGCCAACCTGAAGGAACGGGTCGCGAAGCTGCGTGAGGCCGGCGTCGCCGTCGGGCTCGGCACGATTCTGGTCGGCGACGACCCGGGGTCGCACGCGTACGTCCGCGGCAAGCACCGCGACTGCGCGCAGGTGGGGATCGAGTCTTTTCAGGTGGAGCTGCCGGCTTCGGCTTCGCAGGCGGAGGTGCTGGCGGAGGTCGAGCGGCTGAACGCCGACCCGGCGTGCACGGGGTTCATCGTGCAGACGCCGCTGCCGCGTGGCATGGACGAGAGCCTGGTGCTGTCGTCGGTGCTGCCGTCGAAGGACGCGGATGGGTTGCATCCGGTCAACCTGGGTTGGCTGGTGCACCACCGGCCGGCGCCGCTGCCCTGCACGCAGCGCGGTGTCGTCGAGCTGCTGCGCCGCTTCGACGTACCGATCGAGGGCGCCGAGGTCTGCGTCCTCGGGCGCGGCCTGAACTCCGCGCGCGTGCTCGGGCTGATCTTCACGCGGCGTTCGGAGAACGCGACCGTGACGCTGTGCCACACGAAGACCAAGGACCTCGCTTCGCACACGCGTGCCGCGGACATCGTGATCACGGCCGCTGGCTCGCCGGGGCTGCTGACGGCGGACATGATCCGCCCCGGCGCTGCCGTGGTGGACGTGGGCATCACCCGAACGGACGCCGGACTGGTCGGTGACGTCGACCCGTCGGTGCGCGAGGTCGCGGGCTGGTTCGCTCCCGTTCCCGGTGGGGTTGGGCCGATGACCCGCGCGATGCTGCTGACGAACGTGGTCGAGACCGCGGAGGGCGTCTACGCCTGA
- the purU gene encoding formyltetrahydrofolate deformylase: protein MSNGHPEYVLALSCPDRLGIVHTVSGFMAEHGCNIVDSQQFSDRLNGRFFMRVHLEALEEGTTLESLQVAFAPIGSSFEMDWEFHDFAARSRILVLVSKQDHCVNDLLYRSRIGAIPADIVGVVSNHPDTEAMVEAVGIPFHHLPVTPATKLQQEQRILELVDEHRVDLVVLARYMQVLSDDLCAKLVGRAINIHHSFLPSFKGAKPYHQAYERGVKLIGATAHYVTAVLDEGPIIEQEVARVDHSLAPSQLVAVGRDLECLALARAVTWHLEHRVILNGTRTVVFR, encoded by the coding sequence ATGAGCAACGGGCACCCGGAGTACGTCCTGGCCCTGTCCTGCCCCGACCGCCTCGGGATCGTGCACACGGTGTCCGGCTTCATGGCCGAGCACGGCTGCAACATCGTCGACAGCCAGCAGTTCAGCGACCGGCTGAACGGGCGGTTCTTCATGCGCGTCCACCTCGAGGCACTCGAGGAGGGCACGACGCTGGAGTCCCTGCAGGTGGCGTTCGCGCCGATCGGCTCGTCGTTCGAGATGGACTGGGAGTTCCATGACTTCGCGGCGCGGTCGCGGATCCTCGTGCTGGTGTCGAAGCAGGACCACTGCGTGAACGACCTGCTCTACCGTTCGCGGATCGGCGCGATCCCGGCGGACATCGTGGGTGTCGTCTCCAACCACCCGGACACCGAGGCGATGGTGGAGGCGGTGGGCATCCCGTTCCACCACCTGCCGGTGACGCCCGCGACGAAACTCCAACAGGAGCAGCGGATTCTCGAGCTCGTCGACGAGCATCGCGTCGACCTCGTCGTGCTCGCCCGCTACATGCAGGTGCTGTCCGACGACCTGTGCGCGAAGCTCGTCGGGCGGGCGATCAACATCCACCACTCGTTCCTGCCGAGCTTCAAGGGCGCGAAGCCGTACCACCAGGCGTACGAACGAGGCGTGAAGCTGATCGGCGCGACCGCGCACTACGTGACGGCGGTGCTCGACGAGGGCCCGATCATCGAGCAGGAGGTCGCGCGCGTCGACCACTCGCTCGCGCCGTCGCAGCTCGTCGCGGTGGGTCGCGACCTGGAATGTCTGGCTCTTGCTCGTGCGGTGACCTGGCACCTGGAACACCGCGTCATCCTCAACGGCACAAGGACGGTGGTGTTCCGGTGA
- a CDS encoding S8 family serine peptidase — protein sequence MSSQRRLRTFGVATLGVVALLASMGLANASPSTRQVSETQKTQPANAVSRATVTLISGDVVTVQRFADGRQVATAAARAGRTDIAFSTQYDEDSVYVIPSDAIPLLAQGKLDRGLFDVAQLVKDGYDDAHASSTPVIVQYKKASPKATLRGTSKRFTLESMNATAVRANKQDTQALWTSIASTPDLQKVWLDGRVQVTDDVSNEQIGAPAAWQAGFDGTGVKVAVLDTGIDQTHPDFAGKVAAEHNFTTDPSATDLFGHGTHVASTVAGSGAASAGKYKGVAHGATLLNGKVLDRNGSGTDSQIIEGMEWAAAQGAKVANLSLGTHSPSDGTDPLVQAVDRISKETGTLFVIAADNIGPGDSTITSPGWANEALTVGAVNSEDALANFSSRGPRLGDYGIKPDITAPGVQIIAARAEGTQLGPIVDEKYVKLDGTSMAAPHTAAAAAILAQEFPNWTNTQLKDALISTAKTIQGNSVYQQGGGRLDVARAFSQKVYSSPGTLNLGFLPWPHTTSEPIVKPVTFSNVKAEPVTLDLTLALSGKNGPAPAGMFSVSPATVTIPAGGSAGVTVTADPSKGDPDLYGGYLVGTADGVEVHTSVGLYKEPEMYNVTVPATARDGRQADGISQVELWGPNLPGGFQTKYYRGGVTPVFRVPPGTYSLMGYLFTMDEPNLYATESTMVGKPELTVTADATVPLSAVGANEITTKTAKPSEPLILQLAYYRKVGEPSFSSSFTLSPPIDRAFAVPTSPVQQGEFEFYDRWTLQAPTLQAKVTAPQSIALDPFFLTNSPKVDGKHTLPLVYAGSGRPEDFVGKPVRGRIALVQRTTGMTFNSQVVNAANAGAAAAIIYNNRPGLLLGFGGNPGTVPIPSFTIDQAPGQMLVSLLQQGNVKVQYSGTSISPYLYEVIHPNPDAISANQSHEVTNKNSIRLNSDYYAHLQSQVGADVLHAFRPWTAFAFGFARELPRPLKRTEWVSTGDTSWFHIAWANYPFDGEYDGLVTSYEPGPARAERTFAQVSRPGFPKGLTGWEEDGAPPTRVGDELAIAMFPYADATHTGLGTAGDVASTKLYRGSKLLAEGAYPVGTFDADVAEEATYRLVTSLQRKQAWSKYSTDIDTTWTFKSARPAENARVPLPLLQVDYDLRLDLWNKARDRSDYTFRLQAGRNVKTAKVWVSFNDGATWKRVDARQNGGSLVVTVTHPAVSRTSGAVSLRVQAADAAGNAIDQTVIRAYGLKAK from the coding sequence ATGTCGTCGCAACGCAGGCTTCGTACGTTCGGTGTGGCAACGCTCGGTGTGGTCGCGTTGCTCGCCTCGATGGGACTGGCCAACGCCAGCCCGAGCACCCGGCAGGTTTCCGAGACGCAGAAAACCCAACCAGCCAACGCGGTCAGCAGGGCCACGGTCACGCTGATCTCCGGCGACGTCGTCACGGTCCAGCGCTTCGCCGACGGCCGGCAGGTCGCCACGGCGGCCGCGCGAGCGGGCCGTACGGACATCGCGTTCAGCACCCAGTACGACGAGGACAGCGTCTACGTCATCCCCAGCGACGCGATCCCGTTGCTCGCCCAGGGCAAGCTCGACCGCGGCCTGTTCGACGTCGCGCAGCTGGTCAAGGACGGCTACGACGACGCGCACGCCAGCTCCACGCCGGTCATCGTGCAGTACAAGAAGGCGAGCCCGAAGGCCACGCTCAGGGGTACGAGCAAGCGCTTCACGCTCGAGAGCATGAACGCCACCGCCGTACGCGCCAACAAGCAGGACACCCAGGCGCTCTGGACCAGCATCGCCAGCACGCCTGACCTGCAGAAGGTCTGGCTCGACGGCCGCGTCCAGGTCACCGACGACGTCAGCAACGAGCAGATCGGCGCGCCTGCCGCGTGGCAGGCCGGCTTCGACGGCACCGGCGTGAAGGTCGCCGTCCTCGACACCGGCATCGACCAGACGCACCCGGACTTCGCCGGCAAGGTCGCGGCCGAGCACAACTTCACCACCGACCCGAGCGCCACCGACCTGTTCGGGCACGGCACGCACGTCGCCTCGACCGTCGCCGGTTCTGGCGCCGCGTCCGCCGGCAAGTACAAGGGCGTCGCCCACGGCGCCACGTTGCTGAACGGCAAGGTCCTCGACCGCAACGGCAGCGGTACGGACAGCCAGATCATCGAGGGCATGGAGTGGGCGGCCGCGCAGGGCGCCAAGGTCGCGAACCTCAGCCTCGGCACGCACTCGCCGAGCGACGGCACCGACCCGCTCGTGCAGGCCGTCGACCGGATCAGCAAGGAGACCGGCACGCTGTTCGTCATCGCTGCCGACAACATCGGCCCCGGCGACAGCACGATCACCAGCCCTGGTTGGGCGAACGAGGCCCTCACCGTCGGCGCCGTCAACAGCGAGGACGCGCTCGCGAACTTCTCCAGCCGCGGCCCGCGACTCGGCGACTACGGCATCAAGCCCGATATCACCGCGCCCGGCGTCCAGATCATCGCGGCCCGCGCGGAGGGCACCCAGCTCGGCCCGATCGTCGACGAGAAGTACGTCAAGCTCGACGGCACCTCGATGGCAGCGCCGCACACCGCGGCCGCTGCCGCGATCCTCGCGCAGGAGTTCCCGAACTGGACGAACACCCAGCTCAAGGACGCGCTCATCAGCACCGCCAAGACGATCCAGGGCAACTCCGTCTACCAGCAGGGCGGCGGCCGGCTCGACGTCGCGAGGGCCTTCTCCCAGAAGGTCTACTCGAGCCCAGGCACGCTGAACCTCGGCTTCCTGCCCTGGCCGCACACCACCAGCGAGCCGATCGTCAAGCCGGTCACCTTCTCCAACGTGAAGGCCGAACCGGTCACGCTCGACCTCACGCTCGCCCTGTCCGGCAAGAACGGGCCCGCGCCCGCCGGCATGTTCTCGGTCAGCCCTGCCACGGTGACGATCCCCGCCGGTGGATCCGCCGGGGTCACTGTCACCGCCGATCCGAGCAAGGGCGACCCCGACCTGTACGGCGGCTACCTCGTCGGCACGGCGGACGGCGTCGAGGTGCACACCTCGGTCGGGCTCTACAAGGAACCCGAGATGTACAACGTCACCGTGCCCGCCACCGCACGCGACGGCCGCCAGGCGGACGGCATCAGCCAGGTCGAGTTGTGGGGGCCGAACCTCCCCGGCGGCTTCCAGACCAAGTACTACCGCGGCGGTGTCACGCCGGTCTTCCGCGTGCCGCCGGGAACCTACAGCCTGATGGGCTACCTCTTCACGATGGACGAGCCCAACCTGTACGCGACCGAGTCGACCATGGTGGGCAAGCCGGAGTTGACAGTGACCGCCGACGCCACCGTTCCGCTCAGTGCGGTGGGTGCGAACGAGATCACGACCAAGACGGCGAAGCCGTCGGAGCCGCTGATCCTGCAGCTGGCTTACTACCGGAAGGTCGGCGAGCCGTCGTTCTCCAGCTCGTTCACGCTGAGCCCGCCGATCGACCGCGCGTTCGCCGTGCCCACGAGCCCAGTCCAGCAAGGGGAGTTCGAGTTCTACGACCGCTGGACGCTGCAGGCGCCCACGCTGCAGGCCAAGGTCACCGCGCCGCAGTCGATCGCGCTGGACCCGTTCTTCCTCACGAACTCGCCCAAGGTGGACGGCAAGCACACGTTGCCACTCGTCTACGCCGGGTCGGGCCGGCCGGAGGACTTCGTCGGCAAGCCGGTACGTGGGCGGATCGCGCTCGTGCAGCGGACGACCGGCATGACGTTCAACAGCCAGGTCGTGAACGCGGCCAACGCCGGCGCGGCGGCGGCGATCATCTACAACAACCGCCCCGGCCTGCTGCTCGGGTTCGGCGGCAACCCGGGAACGGTCCCGATCCCGTCGTTCACGATCGACCAGGCGCCCGGGCAGATGCTCGTTTCCCTTCTGCAGCAGGGGAATGTCAAGGTGCAGTACTCCGGCACCTCGATCAGCCCCTACCTGTACGAGGTGATCCACCCGAACCCGGACGCGATCTCAGCCAACCAGTCGCACGAGGTCACCAACAAGAACTCGATCCGGCTGAACAGCGACTACTACGCGCACCTGCAGAGCCAGGTTGGCGCCGACGTGCTGCACGCGTTCCGGCCGTGGACGGCGTTCGCGTTCGGCTTCGCCCGTGAGCTGCCTCGACCGCTGAAGCGCACCGAGTGGGTGTCGACGGGTGACACGAGCTGGTTCCACATCGCGTGGGCGAACTACCCGTTCGACGGCGAGTACGACGGGCTCGTCACGTCGTACGAACCAGGCCCGGCGCGCGCGGAGCGTACGTTCGCGCAGGTCTCCCGGCCCGGCTTCCCGAAGGGGCTGACGGGCTGGGAGGAGGACGGCGCGCCGCCGACCCGGGTCGGCGACGAGCTGGCGATCGCGATGTTCCCGTACGCCGACGCGACGCACACCGGGCTCGGTACGGCGGGCGACGTGGCATCGACGAAGCTCTACCGCGGCAGCAAGCTGCTCGCCGAGGGGGCGTACCCGGTCGGGACGTTCGACGCCGACGTCGCGGAGGAGGCGACGTACCGGCTGGTGACGTCGCTGCAGCGCAAGCAGGCCTGGTCGAAGTACTCGACCGACATCGACACCACGTGGACGTTCAAGTCGGCGCGGCCGGCCGAGAACGCGCGGGTGCCGCTGCCGTTGCTGCAGGTGGACTACGACCTGCGGCTGGACCTGTGGAACAAGGCGCGAGACCGTTCCGACTACACGTTCCGCCTGCAGGCTGGGCGCAACGTCAAGACGGCGAAGGTGTGGGTGTCGTTCAACGACGGCGCGACCTGGAAGCGCGTGGACGCGCGGCAGAACGGCGGCTCGCTCGTCGTGACCGTCACGCATCCCGCGGTGTCGCGGACCTCTGGTGCCGTGTCCCTGCGCGTGCAGGCCGCGGACGCTGCGGGGAACGCGATCGACCAGACCGTAATCCGGGCGTACGGACTCAAGGCGAAGTAG
- a CDS encoding calcium-binding protein: MIKVSRTVTVALVAGALALTLSAPATAATPGRVTVQSGTLRFDAGAGAGNNVRVTRSGSRVLVTDAATPLTAGSPCVRISANTASCPATAVIGLFVELGDGNDRVQVSASFPNVSGAMGVVSGPGAKIGSRNENLRGSRGNDVIIGGPGKSEIWGGEGADQLFGGGGDDALIGEGGNDQLDGGPHLNGDFGNGGAGIDKCVNVEAKVLCEL, translated from the coding sequence ATGATCAAGGTCTCACGTACGGTGACGGTCGCGCTGGTCGCGGGTGCTCTCGCGCTCACCCTGTCGGCGCCCGCCACGGCCGCGACGCCCGGTCGGGTGACCGTGCAGAGCGGAACGCTCCGGTTCGACGCCGGCGCGGGCGCGGGCAACAACGTCCGGGTCACGAGGAGCGGCAGCCGGGTCCTCGTGACCGACGCCGCGACGCCGTTGACGGCCGGCTCGCCGTGCGTCCGGATCAGCGCGAACACGGCGTCCTGCCCGGCCACCGCGGTGATCGGGCTCTTCGTGGAGCTGGGTGACGGCAACGACCGGGTCCAGGTGTCGGCGAGCTTCCCGAACGTATCCGGCGCGATGGGCGTCGTGAGCGGCCCGGGCGCGAAGATCGGCAGCCGCAACGAGAACCTGCGCGGCAGCCGCGGCAACGACGTCATCATCGGCGGACCGGGCAAGAGCGAGATCTGGGGCGGCGAGGGGGCCGACCAGCTCTTCGGCGGCGGGGGCGACGACGCGCTGATCGGTGAGGGCGGGAACGACCAGCTCGACGGCGGGCCGCACCTGAACGGTGACTTCGGCAACGGCGGCGCCGGCATCGACAAGTGCGTCAATGTCGAGGCCAAGGTCCTCTGCGAGCTGTAG